The Buchnera aphidicola (Chaitophorus sp. 3695) genomic sequence TTATAATATTATACTTTTTTAAAAAAAAATGTAAGATTATTGAAGAAAATAAGAATATTGAGCAACTGGAATACTATCTTTAGATAAAATACACTGTGCACGAATTCCAAAATATTTAAAAGGAAAACTTAATGTCATATTAGGATTGATTAAACGAGAATGATATAATAACGTAAATGCAATGTTTCCATCTGATAATTTTTTTATAATATAAGTAGTGGATCCATCTATTTGAGGATAATTTTTAAATTGTGGAAATAAACTTAAAAAAGTTTTTACAGCTTCAGATAAAATTTTATGATTAGAATAATTAGAAATTAATTGTCTATCTTTTAAATTTGGAAAGTTTTTTTGCAAACTTTCAGTTACTACTCTAGAAAATTCTGAATCTACATACACATCATTAAATTGATAATGAGTATTTTTTAAATCATCTAAATCAAAATTTACACTTAAATGATGAGTCTTTTTTAAAAAATTAAAATTTATTTGTAAATCTTCTAATAACATCGCATTTGATTGTGGATCAATTATATTTTCTATATTAATCCAATTTATATTACTTATTTCAGGCATAAAAATACTATCTTGATAAGATGAATCTGAAATTAAATTACAAATATCTAATAATTTTATTTGTAAACTATTAAAACAATATTTGTCTTCATCATGATCTTTTTGTATATTATTTTTTTGATTTAAAAACTGTGGTTTATATGTTATATCAGAGTGTAATTTATTATATGTTGAATATAATTTATTTTTAAAAAAAATTTGTGTATACATAATAAAATTATTCATTTCATAAGTAAATTTAGCATCTGTTTTAAACTTTTTTTCAAAAAATATATTTGGAATTTTATTAATATTTTTTTCTTGAGATAAAATTTTACTTATATCATAATTTATGTAAACTTTTTGATTCATATAAGAAAAATTATTATCATTGTTTGGATTAATTTTCATTTTCACATAAAAATTATGTATCATATATTAATTCCTTAATATCAAATTTATTTAAAAATATTTTAAATTTTTAAATACAAATTCTTAAAAAAATTATATATTTTTTATTTCTTTTTTTTTTTAAATTTATATTAAAAAATTATAAAATATTTTTATATTAAAAAAATCTTATAAATCATTACTATTATAAGAATATTTGATAATAAAATATATTAAATAAAAATTCTAAAAAAAAAAAATAAAATTATTTCATATTAAAAATAATTAATATTTTAAAAAAATTAAATAATTTTATTAATATTTATAAATTTATAATTAAAATTATATAATTTAATAAATATAAAAATTTAATTTAATAAAATAATTTTTTTAATAAAATTCATATTATTTATATAAAATAAATACATTTATTATAATTAAGAATTTTAAATAAAATTTAATTATACTTATAATACAAAAAAATATTTCAAATATTTCAAATATTTAAAAAAATTATAAAAAAATTTATAAATTAAAAAAATTTTTAAAATTAAAATTTTTTAAAACTAAATTTTTTTAATTTAAAATTTTTGAATAAAAAATATTTTAAAAAAAAATTAAATATAATTCATTATATATATTATTAAATAATAAATTTATATATCATCTTTAATTTTATTAATAAGTATTACACTTAAGATTAACACTAAATTTAATATTAAAAAAACACCATTCCATCCCCAATAAAACCAAAATATACCAACAAAACTTCCAAATAAACTAGAACCTAAATAATAGAAAAAAAAATATAAAGAAGACATATCTAATTTATTTTTTTTAGACATAATACTAATTGCACTACTTGCTGTAGAATGTGCAATAAAAAAACCAGTAGTAAATAATATTAAACCAAATAATATTAAAATAATAAAATTATAATATGTAAACATTACACCTAGAATCATTAAACATAAAGCTCCAATAAATACATTCATTCTTCCATATTTTTCAGATAAAAGACTTGCTTTAGGAGAACTATATACACCAATCAAATATATTACTGACAAAAAAGATATATATATTGGATGAAATAAAAATGGTTTCATAATAAATCTGTATCCAATATAATTAAACAAAGCTACAAAACTTCCCATAAAAAGAAAACCAACTATAAAAAATATTACACAAGATTGTATTTTAAATGGAATAAAAAAATTTTTTATACAAGATTTAAAATTTATAACAGATTTTTTAAAATTTTTTGATTGAGGTAAATTTAAAAAAAATAATATTGTAAAAAATAAAGATACAGATCCAATAACTATAAATACATAACGCCATGAAAAAAAACGAACAATTACATTACTAATTAATCTTCCTACAAAACCACCAATAGTATTTCCACTAATATATAATCCAATACATAATGGTAAAATCTTTAAATCTACTTCTTCACTTAAATAAATAATAGCAACCGATGTTACTCCACTTAGAGATATACCAATTAGTGCTCGAATAATAATAATCTCTATCCAATTTGTAGAAAAAGAACATATTAATGTCAAAAATGCAGCAATTAATAAAGAAATTGACATAACATTTTTTCTACCTAACTTATTAGAAATTGGACTAATAAATAATATTCCAAAAGCCATAGAAGCGGTTGCAATAGATAATGATAAGCTACTTTCTGCAGGAGTTAAAAAAAAAATTCTTGAAAAAATAGGTAAAATAGGCTGTATAGAATATAAAATTGAAAAAGTTGAAAAACCAGCTAAAAATAAAGATATTACAACTTTATAAAATTCTTTTGTATCTTTTTGGATATAATTTTTTAAATACATTTTTTTGACATACTGAGCTCTTAAAGTATTTTTTTTTTGCATAACCTTTATCTGTATGATATTTCGACACATCTAAATTTCCTTTAATTACATTTTTTTATGAATCTATAAAATTTTTTAAAAATAAATATTTAAAAACTTAATATAAAAAATTTTAATAATATATATATCCATCATATACATGATCAGCAGATCCAAGCATATATATACAATTTTTTTTTGGATTAAATTTTACAGTAATACTTCCTCCCTTTAATATTACATGAACTATATTCGATAATTTATTTTGTTTAATTCCGATCATAACTGCTGCACATGCACCGCTACCACAAGATTGTGTTTCTCCAACTCCTCTTTCAAAGACACGTAAAGATATATTATTTCGATTTAATATTTGCATAAATCCTACATTCACTTTATTAGGAAAAAATTTATGACTTTCTAAAATAGAACCAATTTCTTTTACTTTTGCCGTTAAAATATCATTAACTATAATTACACAATGCGGATTTCCTACAGAAACAACTCCAAAATAAACTTTTGTAGAATTAATTTTTAAAGAATATATATTTTTTTCTATTGAACTTAAAAAAGGAATATTTTTTGGATTAAAATTTGGAGTTCCAAGATTTACTAAAACTTTATTTTTTTTTTTAATTTTCAAAGTCATAATTCTATTCTTAGTGCTTACTATAATTCTATCTTTTTTGATAAATTTTTTTTGAAAAACAAATTTAGCTAAACATCTTGCTCCATTTCCACATTGTTCTACTTCTAATCCATTAGAATTAAAAATACGATAATTGAAATCAGTATTTTTAATTTTAGGAGATTCAATAACTAATAATTGATCGAAACCTATACCTGTATAACGATGCGATAATTTTTGAATAATTTTTTTTGTTAATAAAAATTTTTGAGTTAAAGTTTCTACTACCATAAAATCATTTTTCAAACCATGCATTTTAGAAAAAAATAGTTTATTTTGCATAATATTATATTTAAATTTAAATTAATGTAATTTAAAGAAGATAAAAAAAAACTAATATAAAAAAAATAAAAATTATTATAATAAAATTTTAATAATAAAGAAAAAATATTATTAAATAATATTAAAATTGTCTTTCTGGAAAAAATATGATTAAAAAAGATAAAATAAAAAAAATAAATACATTTAAATTTAATAATTTAGTTAATAAAATATTTTTCAAAATAGAAAAATATTTAGATAATTATAATGGGAAAATGGATATAGATTATGAATCTAATTTTCAAATCATTCAAATAAGTATTAAATGTCAAAAAGAAATAATTATTAGTAAACAAGAATTTTTAAAACAAATTTGGATTGCTACAAAATATAAAGGATATTATTTTGAATATATTAAAAATAAATGGTTTTGCAAAAGAAATAAATGTGAAATATTTCAATTTATAAAAAAATTTTTTAAAGATTTGAAGTAATATAATATTTTAAATTATTATTTCGGCGAAAGAGGATTTGAACCTCTGACCTACTGGTCCCAAACCAGTTGCGCTACCAAGCTGCGCTATTCGCCGATAAAATTATTTATAAATAAAAATATTTAATTTTTTTTAAAAAATATTAAATATAATTTTATGGGGTGGCTAATGGGGTTTGAACCCATGACAACTGGAATCACAATCCAGGACTCTACCAACTGAGCTATAGCCACCAAATTTATTTGTATTTAAATAAATATATTATAAATTAAAAAAATTATCAATATAAATAATAATAATTCTATTTATATACGCCTGACAGGATTTGAACCTGAGACCTCTATTTTCGGAAAATAGTGCTCTATCCAACTGAGCTACAGGCGTATCTATAAATATATTCTTAAAAATATAATATAATAATAAAAAATTTTTTTTACTAATATTTATAAAAATATTAATTATAATTAAAAAATAAATTAGATAAATTATTTTTTTTTAATACTTAAAAATCTTACAAAAAAAAAAAAAAAAAAATAAAGAATTATATTAATTTAATATATTTATAAATATAATTTATATACAAAAATTCTAGTAATATATTTAACCACGTTTCATTAAATCAAAAAATTCTTCATTAGTTCGACTTACAGATAATCTATTAATTAAAAATTCTATAGCATCTATTTCAGATAAAGGATGAAGAATTTTTCTTAAAACCCACATTTTTTTTAATTCATGCGTAGATGTTAATAATTCTTCTTTTCTTGTTCCAGACAAATTATAATCAATTGCTGGAAATACTCTTTTTTCAGCAATTTTTCTAGATAAAGGTAATTCCATATTTCCCGTACCTTTAAATTCTTCGTAAATTACTTCATCCATTTTAGATCCAGTATCTACTAAAGCAGTAGCAATAATTGTTAAACTTCCTCCCTCTTCAACGTTTCTCGCTGCTCCAAAAAATCTCTTTGGTCTATGTAATGCATTAGCATCTACTCCTCCTGTTAAAACTTTTCCAGAAGAAGGTACAATAGTATTGTATGCTCGAGCTAACCTTGTAATAGAATCTAAAAGAATAATTACATCTTTTTTATGTTCTACTAATCTTTTAGCTTTTTCGATAACCATTTCAGAAACTTGTACATGACGTAATGCAGGTTCATCAAATGTAGAAGCTATAACTTCTCCATGTACTAATTTTCTCATTTCAGTTACTTCTTCAGGTCGTTCATCAATTAATAAAACCATTAATACACAATCTGAATGATTATATGCAATACTTTGTGCAATATTTTGAATTAACATAGTTTTTCCAGCTTTAGGAGGAGCAACGATTAATCCTCTTTGTCCTCTACCTATTGGAGAAGCTAAATCTAAAACACGAGCAGTTAAATCTTCAGTAGACCCATTACCTCTTTCCATTCTTAAACGAGAATTTGCATGAGTTGGTGTTAAATTTTCAAATAAAATTTTATTTCTTGCATTTTCTGGTTGATCATAATTTACTTTATTTACTTTCAATAAAGCAAAATATCTTTCTCCATCTTTAGGTGGTCTAATTTTACCTGAAATTGTATCACCTGTTCTTAAATTAAATCTTCTAATTTGACTAGGAGAAACATAAATATCATCTGGTCCTGCTAAATAAGAACTATTTAAAGATCTTAAAAATCCAAAACCATCTTGTAATATTTCTAATACTCCATCTCCAAAAATATCTTCTCCACTTTTAGCATGTTGTTTTAAAATTGAAAAAATAATATCTTGCTTTCGCATACGAGCTAAATTTTTTAAACCAACTGTTTCTCCAAGTATAATTAATTTTGATACAGGAGTATTCTTTAGAATTGTTAGATTCATAATGGTAAGTTCTTAATAAAATAGAAGTGATGATTCTTTTTTAAAATGTATTTTTTATAAAATTATATTAAATCAAAAATAATTAATAAAAATACATATTTAAAATAAATAAATTTAAAAATAATTAATGTATATTTTTATTCAAAAATAAATGTAATTGTTCTTTAGATAAAAATCCAATATTTTTATCGATAACTTGATCTTTTTTAAAAAGTATTAAAGTTGGTATACTTTGTATAGAATATTCAGATGTAAGTGTAGGATTTTTTTCAATATCAATTTTTATAATTTTTAAGTTATCTTTATATTGATTATAAATTTCTTTTAATATAATAGACAAAGATTGACATGGAGCACACCAAGTAGCCCAAAAATCTACTAAAAGATATTTTTTATTTTCTGATAAATATTTTTCGAAGTTTTCATCTGTAATATTTTTAATTTTTTTTGTCATAAATAAAATCTCTAAAATATTGTTTTTTGTAAAATACGTTTTTTGAAATCATTATATATAAATATAAATAATAATAAATTTTTATAAAAATTTTTTAATTTTATAAAATATTAAATAATAAATTAAAACTATTTTTATCAAAATTAAAAAATTAATTTAATAAATTAGAATTTATTAAAAATATAAAATTTTTTAAGTGAATATAATAAAAAGTTAGAATATTTTTAAGAAAATCAAATAATTTTCTTAAAAATAATTCCTAGAAATAATAGTATTTATAGAATAAAAAGTTATATTTACAAACATAAATTTATAATTTAAAATTAATTTTTTTCATATCTTTCATGTATTTTCTTAATTTTCTTCCAACTTTTTCAATAGGATGATTATAAATTTTTTCATCAATATTTTTTAACGTTATATTATCTACATCATTTGATACTAAAAGATTACCTAAATCTCCATATTTTAAATTAATTATAAAATCTTTTAATAAAGGAATTGCTTTTTTAGAAAATAAATAATTACCATATTCAGCAGTATCTGATATCACAATATTCATTTCAAATAATTTTTTTCTAGAAATAGTATTTGCAATTAAAGGTAATTCATGCAAAGATTCATAATATGCTGATTCTTTACGAATACCTGAATTTAACATAGTTTCAAAAGCTAATTCAATACCTGCTTTTAAAAGTGCAACCATAAATACTCCATGTCCAAAATATTCTTCTTCCGGAATATCATCTAAATACTTTGGAGAATTTTCAAACATAGATCGTTGTGTTTCTTTTCTCCAATTTAATAATTTTTGATCATCATTTTTCCAATCTTTAATCATATTTAAAGAAAAATTTCCGGAAATAATATCATCCATATGTTTTTTAAATAAAGATTTAAATAATTTTTTTAAATTTTTTGCTAAATAAAATGCTCGAATTTTAGATGGATTAGATAATCTGTTCATCATTAAAGTAATTCCACCATGTTTAAGAGACTCAGTAATTACTTCCCATCCATGTTGTATTAACTTTCCAGAGTATCTCGTATCATGTCCTTCATTAACTAAATATTCATATAAAACTATAGATCCAGTTTGTAATAAACCACATAATATTGTTTGTTCACCCATTAAATCAGATTTAACTTCAGCTGAAAAAGATGAATGTAATACACCAGCTTTATGTGATCCTATCGCAAAAGCCCATGCTTTAGCATAATCTAAACCTTTTTTTAAAATATTATTTTTTTTATGTACTGCAATTAACGCTGGAACTCCAAATCCTCTTTTATATTCCTCACGTACTTCTGTTCCAGGACATTTTGGAGCAACCATAATTACTGTAATATCTTTTCTAATAATTGTACCCATTTCTACAATATTAAAACCATGAGAATAACCTAATACTGAATTTTTTTTCATAAATAATTGCAATTCTTTTACTACAACTTCATGTTGTTTATCTGGAGTTAAATTAATAACTAAATCTGCTTTAGGAATAATAGACTCATATGTATCTACATTAAAATTATTTTCAATAGCACGTAACCAAGATTTATTTTTATTTAATATACTATTTTTTCTTAATGCATAAGAAACATCTAAACCAGAATCTCTCATATTTAAACCCTGATTTAAACCTTGAGAACCACACCCCACAATAACAATTTTTTTATTCTTTAAAATATTTAATCCATTCAAAAAACATTCTTTATGAATAATTTTACATTGACTTAATTCTTGAATTTTTTGACGAAAATTTAATGTATTAAAATAATTCAACATTCTTAAATTACTCCATTATTGATAAAAAATTACATTCTGATTAAGAATAATAATATTAATTCAAATAATTTTAAAAAATTATATTACTTTAAAAATTTTTTAATTTTTTTTTGTCTTTCACTGCTCCTTTATCTGCACTTGTAGCAAAAAAAGAATAAAATTTTAAAGAAGAAGATACTAAACGTTTTCGATTGATAGGAATAAATGGCTTATTTTTTTGGTTTTCTAAAATAAATCTTTGATTAATTTCTGTTTCAGAAACAAGTAATTTTAAACTACGTTTTGGAATATTTATTTCTATTAAATCACCATTTTGTACTATAGAAATTAATCCTTTATTTGCAGCTTCTGGAGAAATATGTCCTATAGATAAACCAGATGTACCACCTGAAAATCGTCCATCTGTTATTAATGCACATTTTTTATCTAAATTCATGGATTTTAAATATGTTGTAGGATATAACATTTCTTGCATTCCAGGTCCACCTTTAGGGCCTTCATATCTAATAACAATTACATCTCCAATACAGATTTTTTTATTTAATATAGCAAAAGATGCATCTTCTTGTGATTCATAAACTCTAGCAGGTCCTTTAAATATTTGTAATTTTTTATCAACACTTGCAGTTTTAACAATACATCCATCCAATGCAAGATTCCCATATAAAACTGCTAAACCACCATCTTTGCTATAAGCATTATCTACAGACCGAATACATCCTTTTTTTCTATCTAAATCTAATTTTTCCCATCTAAAAGATTGTGAAAAACCTTTTTTTGTTCTACGTCCTAAAGGTCCTGCTAAAAAAAATTTTTTAACTTTTTTATCTTTTGTTAATAAAACATCATATTTTTTGAACATTTGATCTAAAGTCAAACCAAGTATGTTTTTAACTTGAGAATTAATTAATTTTTTTTGATTTAATTCAGATAAAATAGATATAATTCCACCAGCTCTATGTACATCTTCCATATGATATAAAGGTGTACTAGGAGAAACTTTACATATATGCGGTATTTTTTTCGATAAAGAATTAATATCTTGAATTTTAAAATTAATTTTGCCTTCATGTGCCGCAGCTAATAAATGTAAAACAGTATTTGTAGATCCACCCATAGCTATATCTAATGACATAGCATTTAAAAAAGAATTTTTATTAGCTATTGAACGAGGTAAATACTCTCTACGATTATTTTTGTAATAATCGCAAGTGATTTTAACAATTAATCTAGATCCTTGTACAAATAATTTTTTTCTATCAGTATGTGTAGCTAATAAAGTACCATTTCCTGGAAGCGCTAAACCTAATGCTTCTATTAAACAATTCATTGAATTAGCTGTAAACATTCCTGAACAAGAACCACATGTTGGACATGCTGATTTTTCAATTTCATCTACGTCTAAATCAGAAAAATTTGGATTTGCACTGCTCATTATAGCATCTACCAAATCTAATTTAAAATGATTTAGTAAATTATTTTGAGTATGAATTTTTTTACCTGCTTCCATAGGACCACCGGAAACAAAAACTGTAGGAATATTTAATCTTAAAGCGCTCATCAACATACCAGGAGTAATTTTATCACAATTTGAAATACAAATCATTGCATCTACACAATGTGCATTAATCATATATTCTATTGAATCTGCAATTAATTCACGTGAAGGTAATGAATATAACATTCCTGAATGACCCATGGCAATACCGTCATCAATTGCAATAGTATTAAATTCTTTTGGAATACCACCTGATTTATATATTTCTTTTGAAATTACATTTGCGACTTCTCGAAGATGAATATGACCTGGAACAAATTCTGTAAAAGAATTAACTATAGCTATAATTGGTTTTCCAAAATCTTGATCAGTCATTCCTGTAGCTCTCCATAAAGCTCTAGCTCCAGACATATGTCTTCCATGAGTACTTTTTTTGGAACGATATTCAGGCATAATTTTTATTCCATAAAGAATATTTAATAAAATATTTTTTAAATTTTTATAAATAAATATTTTTTATAAATAAAAAATTTTTAAAAAAATTTTTATATACACTCTTTTTAAAATAGAGTTCTATAAAAGATAAACTAAAAATATGTATAAAATACTTTTGTCTAAAAATTTTATTAAATATTTATGTTTAAAATATTTAAATTTAATTTTTTATGATAATATTTTTTTTATACAAGGGTGGAGGGATTTGAACCCCCAACAGTCGGTTTTGGAGACCGATGCTCTGCCAATTGAACTACACCCTTATTATAACAAAAAAATAAAGACAATATTCTATATAATACAATTTTATAAAAAAATCAAGAATAATTATTTTTATAAATTAATTTTATTTAATCTATTTAAAATTCTATAAAATACTGAATATTTAATTTACTATAATGTATAATATATTAAAATAAAAAATTTTTAAAAAAACTTAAAAATATATTTATATAGTTTTAAATTTAATATAATAAAAAATCTATCAAGAGTAAAAAAAAATGAAAATTCCAATTTATTTGGATTATGCTTCTACTACTCCAGTAGATCCTATAGTTGCAAAAAAAATGATGAACTATTTAACTATAGATGGAATATTTGGAAATTCTGCATCTAGATCACATAAATTTGGATGGTCTGCTGAAGAAGCTATTAATATTTCTAGATTTGAAATAGCTAAAATAATTCACGCTGATCCTCGT encodes the following:
- a CDS encoding MFS transporter, which gives rise to MCRNIIQIKVMQKKNTLRAQYVKKMYLKNYIQKDTKEFYKVVISLFLAGFSTFSILYSIQPILPIFSRIFFLTPAESSLSLSIATASMAFGILFISPISNKLGRKNVMSISLLIAAFLTLICSFSTNWIEIIIIRALIGISLSGVTSVAIIYLSEEVDLKILPLCIGLYISGNTIGGFVGRLISNVIVRFFSWRYVFIVIGSVSLFFTILFFLNLPQSKNFKKSVINFKSCIKNFFIPFKIQSCVIFFIVGFLFMGSFVALFNYIGYRFIMKPFLFHPIYISFLSVIYLIGVYSSPKASLLSEKYGRMNVFIGALCLMILGVMFTYYNFIILILFGLILFTTGFFIAHSTASSAISIMSKKNKLDMSSLYFFFYYLGSSLFGSFVGIFWFYWGWNGVFLILNLVLILSVILINKIKDDI
- the dapF gene encoding diaminopimelate epimerase, whose product is MQNKLFFSKMHGLKNDFMVVETLTQKFLLTKKIIQKLSHRYTGIGFDQLLVIESPKIKNTDFNYRIFNSNGLEVEQCGNGARCLAKFVFQKKFIKKDRIIVSTKNRIMTLKIKKKNKVLVNLGTPNFNPKNIPFLSSIEKNIYSLKINSTKVYFGVVSVGNPHCVIIVNDILTAKVKEIGSILESHKFFPNKVNVGFMQILNRNNISLRVFERGVGETQSCGSGACAAVMIGIKQNKLSNIVHVILKGGSITVKFNPKKNCIYMLGSADHVYDGYIYY
- the cyaY gene encoding iron donor protein CyaY, which encodes MIKKDKIKKINTFKFNNLVNKIFFKIEKYLDNYNGKMDIDYESNFQIIQISIKCQKEIIISKQEFLKQIWIATKYKGYYFEYIKNKWFCKRNKCEIFQFIKKFFKDLK
- the rho gene encoding transcription termination factor Rho produces the protein MNLTILKNTPVSKLIILGETVGLKNLARMRKQDIIFSILKQHAKSGEDIFGDGVLEILQDGFGFLRSLNSSYLAGPDDIYVSPSQIRRFNLRTGDTISGKIRPPKDGERYFALLKVNKVNYDQPENARNKILFENLTPTHANSRLRMERGNGSTEDLTARVLDLASPIGRGQRGLIVAPPKAGKTMLIQNIAQSIAYNHSDCVLMVLLIDERPEEVTEMRKLVHGEVIASTFDEPALRHVQVSEMVIEKAKRLVEHKKDVIILLDSITRLARAYNTIVPSSGKVLTGGVDANALHRPKRFFGAARNVEEGGSLTIIATALVDTGSKMDEVIYEEFKGTGNMELPLSRKIAEKRVFPAIDYNLSGTRKEELLTSTHELKKMWVLRKILHPLSEIDAIEFLINRLSVSRTNEEFFDLMKRG
- the trxA gene encoding thioredoxin, with product MTKKIKNITDENFEKYLSENKKYLLVDFWATWCAPCQSLSIILKEIYNQYKDNLKIIKIDIEKNPTLTSEYSIQSIPTLILFKKDQVIDKNIGFLSKEQLHLFLNKNIH
- the ilvC gene encoding ketol-acid reductoisomerase; this encodes MNYFNTLNFRQKIQELSQCKIIHKECFLNGLNILKNKKIVIVGCGSQGLNQGLNMRDSGLDVSYALRKNSILNKNKSWLRAIENNFNVDTYESIIPKADLVINLTPDKQHEVVVKELQLFMKKNSVLGYSHGFNIVEMGTIIRKDITVIMVAPKCPGTEVREEYKRGFGVPALIAVHKKNNILKKGLDYAKAWAFAIGSHKAGVLHSSFSAEVKSDLMGEQTILCGLLQTGSIVLYEYLVNEGHDTRYSGKLIQHGWEVITESLKHGGITLMMNRLSNPSKIRAFYLAKNLKKLFKSLFKKHMDDIISGNFSLNMIKDWKNDDQKLLNWRKETQRSMFENSPKYLDDIPEEEYFGHGVFMVALLKAGIELAFETMLNSGIRKESAYYESLHELPLIANTISRKKLFEMNIVISDTAEYGNYLFSKKAIPLLKDFIINLKYGDLGNLLVSNDVDNITLKNIDEKIYNHPIEKVGRKLRKYMKDMKKINFKL
- the ilvD gene encoding dihydroxy-acid dehydratase — translated: MPEYRSKKSTHGRHMSGARALWRATGMTDQDFGKPIIAIVNSFTEFVPGHIHLREVANVISKEIYKSGGIPKEFNTIAIDDGIAMGHSGMLYSLPSRELIADSIEYMINAHCVDAMICISNCDKITPGMLMSALRLNIPTVFVSGGPMEAGKKIHTQNNLLNHFKLDLVDAIMSSANPNFSDLDVDEIEKSACPTCGSCSGMFTANSMNCLIEALGLALPGNGTLLATHTDRKKLFVQGSRLIVKITCDYYKNNRREYLPRSIANKNSFLNAMSLDIAMGGSTNTVLHLLAAAHEGKINFKIQDINSLSKKIPHICKVSPSTPLYHMEDVHRAGGIISILSELNQKKLINSQVKNILGLTLDQMFKKYDVLLTKDKKVKKFFLAGPLGRRTKKGFSQSFRWEKLDLDRKKGCIRSVDNAYSKDGGLAVLYGNLALDGCIVKTASVDKKLQIFKGPARVYESQEDASFAILNKKICIGDVIVIRYEGPKGGPGMQEMLYPTTYLKSMNLDKKCALITDGRFSGGTSGLSIGHISPEAANKGLISIVQNGDLIEINIPKRSLKLLVSETEINQRFILENQKNKPFIPINRKRLVSSSLKFYSFFATSADKGAVKDKKKLKNF